CTCGAGCTGCACGGTCTGAGCCTTCCGGTCGACGCCGCGCGCCCCCTGGTGGACCGCACCCGAGGCTGGGCCGCCGGCTTGCGCCTGTGCGCCCTGGCCGCTCGGGAAAGCGCCGACCCGGAGCTCTACCTGAAGGAGTTCGAGGCGGACCGCAGTACGGTCGCGGACTTCCTGCTGACCGAGGTCCTCAAGGGTCAGCCGGAGGAGACACAGGACCTCCTGCTGCGCGTCAGCGTCCTGGAGCGCTTCTGTCCCGATCTTGCCAACGCGCTGACCCTCCGCAACGATGCCGAGCCCATCCTCGCCGGACTGCACCGCGACAACGCGTTCGTCGAGCACCTCGGGCACTCGTGGTACCAGCTCCACCCGCTGTTCGGGGAGATACTCCGGGCCCATCTGCGCGTGCGCCTGCCCGGGCTGGAGCCGGAACTCCACCGGCGGGCCGCGCGGTGGCTGCGTCGTTCCGGATTGCTGCCGGAGACACTCGCCCACGGCGCCGCCGCGGGCGACTGGGACTTCGCCGCCGGCGCCCTCGTCGACGACCTGGCGATCGGACAGCTCTTCACCGGCCTGCGCTCGGGTGACCTGACCGAGTTGTTCTCCCACATGGGGCCCGAGGCCAGGAGTCCGGCGACGGACCTCGTGCGCGCGGCCCGCGACCTGTCCCGGTACGACCTCGACCGCGGTCTGACCCGCCTGCGCCACGCCGAGGAGCATCTGGCCGACGACCCGCCCGACCCGGCGGCCGCCCAGCTGAGCTGTGCGCTGCTGGAGGCACTGGCCGCCCGGCTGACCGGATGTCCCCCACGGGCCGAAAGGGCCGCCGAAGCGGCCGACGAACTGCGGCGGGAAGTCCCGGCTCACCTCCTGGACAAGCATCCTGAACTCATCGCTCTCCTGCTGACCCATCTGGGCTCGGCCCGCCTGTGGGCCGGGCACTTCGAGGACGCGCGCGCTGCCCTGACCACGGCGGCCGGCGCTCCCGGCGGAGCCTCCACCGCGGTGCCCCGGGAGGAGTCGATGGGGCACCTGGCCCTGCTCCACTACCTGAACGGCTGGCTCGGCAGGGCGGAGCGCAAGGCCCTGGCGGCCGTGTCCGAGGCGGAGCGGGTCGGCCTTCCCCAGCCGTCCGGCTCCGGCATCGGACATCTGGTCCTGGCCGCCGTGGCCGTCGACCGCCACGAACTGGGCCGGGCCCAGGCCCTCCTCGACGAGACGGCCCAGCTCCCCTCGGGAACGCGTGATCCGGTGATGGCGGCGGGACGAGCCCTCGCCACAGCTCGCCTCCTGCTGGTCAGGGGCAAGGCACGGGCCGCCGTAGAGGCGGCGGGCCCGGCCGTCTCCGCCGCCGTGGCCTCACCCTGGGCGGCAAGCCATGAAGCGCTCGTCGCCGCCGCCGCCCACCTGGCCGAAGGACGGCCGGGCGAAGCCGCCGAGTTGCTCCAGGGCGTGTCCGGCGACCAGCCGGCGTGTGCCGCGGAGGCCGCGGCGATCCAGCTCGCCGCAGGCCGTACCGGAGCGGCCATCGACCTGCTCGACAGCATCCGCACCGGGGGCCGGGCCGGGCCGGCGGTGACCGTGAGGGCAGCGCTGGTGCGGGCTCAGGCGGCCGAGGCGGCGGGAGACACCGCCACCGCCCGCAGGCTCGTGGCGCATGCGCTCCTCGACGCCCGGCGCGAGCGGCTGCGGCGCCCGTTCCTCGACACCGGAGCGTGGCTCCGGCCCCTCCTGGCCACGGCTCCGCTGGACGAGCTGGCCTCGGGCTGGCTCACGCCCGGCTCGCCACGACGGGGTGAGCGGCCGCCGCCTCAATCGCCGCCCTCGCCGCTCGTCGCGGTGGAGCTGAGCGGACGCGAGCGCGACGTCCTTGAGCGGCTGGCCCGGATGATGTCGACGGAGGAGATCGCCGCCGACCTGTACGTGTCGGCGAACACGGTGAAGACCCACCTCAAGAGCGTCTACCGGAAGCTGGCGGTGAACCGGCGAGGCGACGCGGTACGCCGCGCGCGCGACCTCCGCCTGCTGTGAACGCGCCTCGGTGACCGGGGCACAGCCCTTCCCCCGCGGCGGGTGAGGCACGGAGGGCGTGCCTCGGATGCGATGGGAGGAGCGGCGAGGCGTGCGCCGGCCCACTGCCCCGCCGACTCCGGCGGCGTACCTGGGCGGACGACTCTGCGAGGTGGACACCGTGAAGCACTGGCGGGCTCTGATCGTCCTCGGTACGGCCCAGTTCCTGATGGTCCTGGACACCTCCGTCATGAACGTGTCCATCAGTCAGCTGGTCGAGGACTTCGACACGGAGGTCACCGCCATCCAGGCCGTCATCACTCTGTACGCGCTGGTCATGGCGGCGTTCATGATCATCGGTGGCAGGTGCGGGGACATCCTGGGGCGTCGCCGCATGTTCCTCCTGGGGCTGGTCGTCTACGGCGCCGGGTCGGCCCTGACCGCCGTGGCACCCACTCTGTGGGTCCTCACACTGGGCTGGTCCGTCATCGAGGGACTCGGAGCCGCCATGGTGCTGCCCGCCATGGCCGCCCTCGTCGCGGAGTCGTATCGCGGGAAGGACCGGGCCGTCGCCTACGCGGTCATCGGCGGGCTCGCCGGTGCCGGGATCGCGGTCGGCCCGCTGCTGGGCGGCTGGGTGACGACGTACCTGACCTGGCGGCTGGTCTTCGCCGGCGAGGTCGTGGTCGTCGTGGCCGTCCTGCTGTGCCGCCGGGTGATCACGACGCCCGCTCCGACCGGCCCGCGCCCCCGGCTGGACGGGGTCGGTGCGGTGCTCTCCGCGGCCGGACTGGGGCTGGGCGTGCTCGGGGTGCTGCAGAGCAGCACCTGGGGATGGGTGCAGCCCCGCAACCCGCCTTTCACCGTCCTCGGCTTCGCCCCGACGCTGTTCGTAGTCGGCGCGGGGGCGGCCGTCCTGGCCCTCTTCCGGCACTGGGAGCGGCGGCGGGAGCACCGGGGCGCCGACCCCCTCGTCCACCTGTCCCTGCTGGGCAGGCCCGTGCTGCGGTCCGGCCTGATGACGCTGCTGAGCCAGAACCTCATCCTGCTGGGGCTGTTCTTCACCATCCCGCTGTACTTGCAGGTGGTGCAGGGGTTCGACGCCTTCGAGACGGGGCTGCGCCTGCTCCCGGTGTCCGCCACCATGCTCGTGACCTCCCTGTGCGGGTCCTCGCTGGGGCGGGTGATGGGGCCGCGCAGGGTGGTCCGGCTGGCCTTGCTGACCCTGGCGGCGGCCATCGTGTGGCTGCTGGCCACCATCGACCCGGTCATCGACGACGCGCAGTTCGCCGGAGCCATGGCCCTGCTGGGCGTGGGCGTAGGCCTGCTCGCGTCGCAGCTGGGCAACGTCGTCCAGTCCGGCGTCGGCGAGGAGGAACGCAGTGAGGCCGGAGGACTCCAGTTCACGGCACAGAATCTGGGCTCCGCGCTGGGCACCGCGCTCATCGGGTCGATCCTCATCGGTGGGCTGGCCCACGCCGTCACCACGCAGGTGGACGACAATCCGCAGCTGTCCGAACAGACCCGTGAGCAGGTCGGTGTCGCTCTCGAGGCCGGGATCACCTTCGTCTCCACCGATCAGGTGCGCTCGGCGGCCGAACGTGCCGGGTTGCCGCCGTCCCAGGTCGACGCCGTCGCGGACTCCTACGCCTCCGCGCAGTTGGACGGCCTGAAGGCGGCGATCCTGGCCACCGGCGGCATCGCTCTCGCCAGTTTCCTGGTCACACCGCACCTGCCGACCGGCCGGGAAGGCCGTCGGCGGCAGCCGGACGCCGATGCTCCGGCCGGAGTGACCGGGTCGACGCGCTGAGTCCGGAGGGAGTCACCGGTGTCCAGGACCAGGACCGGCCCGGCCACGGCCCGCGCGGACCGCCGTGCCGAGCGCCGGGCCCGCACGGACTACACGGGCGGCGTCTATGGATCCATGCTCGCGGCCTCCGTGGTGATCGGCGCCGGCTCACTGGGTTCGTTCCCCCGCATCGAGCTGGTGCTGCTGCTGTTGCTCACCGGCGTGGTGTTCTGGGTCGCGCATGTGCATGCCCAGTTGTTCGGGGCACGGCTGGCCCAACAGGCTCCGGATCGCCGGGTGGTACTGCGCGTGTGCCGTGACGAGTGGCCGATCGTCAAGGCCGCCGTCCCGCCGGCCGCCGCGGTGGCCGTCAGCCCGCTCCTGGGCCTCGACGTGCGAGGTGCCCTCTGGCTGGCTCTCGCCGTCGCCGTGGCCGGGCAGGTGGGCTGGTCCGTGGCCGCGGCGCGCCGCGCCGGTGCTTCGCGGCGGCTTGTGGCCGCGACCGCTTCGGTCAACCTGCTGCTCGGTCTGCTGATCATCTCCTTCAAGATCGTTCTGACGCATTGATCCGTAGCACTGATCCGTGGCACTGATCCGTGGCACTGATCCGTGGCGTTCGGTTGCCGGGCAACGGTCACCTGTACCGGGTGAGGCCCGAAGGTGCACGGAGGCGGACGATTTCAGGGAAGGGCGCCGTCCGCCTGCCCCAGGCAGTCCATGGGAGGACCGCTCGTGCGCTACGAGATCCGAGTCGAAGGACACCTGTCAGAAACGCTGGCCAAAGCCTTTCCGGAGCTGGGCCACGTGGTGATGTCCGGACAGACCGTCCTGTTCGGCCCTGTGGTGGACGAAGCGCACCTGTACGGGCTGCTGGCGCGCTGCCAGTCACTGGGACTGCGTGTCTTGGAGATGCGGCAGCTGCCGGAGTGACGGGACCGCAGTGCCGTACTCGAAGCCGCTCCGCACTCAAAGCCGCTCCGCCCTGATCCGGCCGGAGCGGCATGCGGCTGCCAGCGCCTCGTGGTCCCGCTCGTTCTGATCGGCGTAGGACTGGGCGAACTCGGTGAGCGCGCGGTCGAAGCGGTCGCTGCCGCCCAGGTAGGCGGCGAGGGCGATGGGATCGCCCGAGCGGGCGTGGGCCCGCGCCAGGGACGCCCCGCACAGCCGGCCGAAGAGGGAGAGCAGGCCCGGCCCCATGGTCTCCGGCCGTGCGATGCCCTTCCAGTCCCACAGCTGGCGCACGTAGAAATCCCGGCCCTGCCCGTCGAGGCCCACGACGTGCGTCCAGCCCAGGAAGATGTCGCCGGCCGTCTGCATCAGGCGCTGTCCGGCGACCACCCGGCGGCCCTGGTTGTCGTAGTGTTCGCCGCCCGTGTGTGCGGCCAGCACCGACTCCTGGGCCTCCTTGGCCTGGAGCAGCAGCGGGTCGTCGTCGTCCCTGCCGAGCAGGAGCAGCACCCAGCAGCGCGTACCGACACTGCCGACGCCCACCACCTTCCGCGCCATGTCCACCAGGTGGTAGTGACGCAACAGGTGCCGGCGTTCGGACGGCAGGGTCCGCGCGTATCCGTCCAGGAGGGCCTGGAGTTCCTTCTCACGTCCGGCCTCGGACGAGTCGGCGGCCGGCAGTTGGCCGAGCGGAGTGATCAGCGGTGGGTCCGGTGCGATGCGCCGGCCCTCGGCCGTGACGCGGGTGAGTTTCGCGAAGGCCCTCAGGTGCGTACGTGTGCGGGCCCGCGCCGTGGCCTCGGCGGTGCGGCGCCTGGCCTCCCTGTCCAGCGACTTGTCCCTCGACGACGCCCTCGACGACGCCAGCAGTTCCCGCAGCCGGTCGGCGTCGTCCTGGGCGTACCAGATGTCCAGGGTGCGCAGTCCGGCGAACTCGCGCATCCGCTCCCGGTAGGCCCGCACGCAGGCCCGCACGGTGCTGTTCTGCTCCTTGAGCGAGAAGCCGTTCGCCCTCCCCGCCGTCACGAAACCGGCCGCCAGCCGCTTGACGTCCCATTCGAACGGCCCGGGCAGGGTCTCGTCGAAGTCGTTGATGTCGAAGACCAGACGGCGCTCCGGCGAGGCGAGCAGCCGGAAGTTCAGCGGGTGGGCGTCCCCGCAGAGCTGCACCCGCAGCCCGGTGCTGGGGAGGGGCGCCAGGTCCGCCGCCATGATCGCGGCCGCGCCGCGGTAGAAGCGGAACGGCGACTCGAGCATGCGGCCGTAGCGGATCGGCACCAACTCCGGTACCCGATCGGCTGACTGACGCTCTATCACCCCGATCGGATCGGGTCGCCGCTGCGCCGTCTCGTACCAGCCGTGGCACGAACGCGACGCGCGTCTGCGCGCGTTCCTGCCGTACGCCGCTCGCTCGGCCGGTGCCAGGGACGCGGTGAAAGCGCTGGGTACGGTCATGGTCCGGCCTCCCGGTCCGGCGTCCCGGCGTCGGTACCGGAACGCGGCTGAGCCGACGGCTCCCGGCGCTGTCGGCGCAGCCCCGCCTGGACCGCGCTCGCCAGCGCCCGTGCGGCGACGCCCACGAGCAGCAGCCCTCCCGCCATCTGCACCATCGTCAGCACGCGCCCGGTCTGGGAGCGTGCCGTGATGTCCCCGAAGCCGACGGTGCTGAACGTGCTCAGAGTGAAGTACAAGGCGTCCGTCCTGGTCAGCGGCTCGCTGAAGGAGCCCGGGGCGGAGCGGTCCAGCAAGTAGTAGGCGCCGGCGAAGAGGACCAGGAACAGCACCAGCGTGGCGGCCAGGGCCTCGGCGGCCTTCAGGCGGGGGTGGGGTGAGCGCGCGATGGCCCGTATCTCCCACCCGAACACCAGCAGCACCGCCACCAGGCCGCACACGAGGAGCGCCGACGCGCCGGCCTTACCGCGCTCGTCCAGGGGCAGCAGGTAGTAGGCGGTGACCAGGCCGGCGGCGATGAGCACGGCGCGGGCGACGGCGACGGCCGCCGCCCACCGGCGGGGGCGGAGCCGCCGGCGCGGGTGCGCGTCCGGCCCGGACCGGGTGCGGTCCGTCCGGGCAGTGCTCGGATCGCTCATCTCGTGTCTCTTCGTTCTCCGGCCGGAAGGCCGATGGGCCAGGCGCACCGGCGATGGGCCAGGCGCGCCGGCCTTCCGGCCGGACGGCCGGTGGTCCAGGCCCCGGAGATTCCCACCTCACCGCCTCGGCCGCGTCGCCGGATCACCCGTGGCGGGTGACCCCGGCACCCGGCGACAGGCATGACCCTGGATCGGTCAGGTCCTGTCACACCGCCCCCTCACACACCGCCCCCTCACGCACCGCCCCGTCGGCGGTCCGGAAACGACCGCTCGATCACGCGAGGAGGAGCCATGACCATGCCGAGTGGTCCGCAATCGCGCACCGGACAGGAACACGAGCCCGACGGGGCGACCCCCGGTCCGATGGACGACCCCGCGCAGGCACTGGGGCGGCTCGGCCGTTCATGGACCTGGCTCCTGGCCTCGGCCGCCGCGACCCTGCTACTGGGCGTCCTGGTACTGGTCTGGCCGGAGGCGACCCTGCACATCCTGGCGGTCCTCATCGGCCTGCACCTGCTGGTGACCGGGGCGTTCCGGTTCGTGAACGTCTTCGCACGGAGCGGGCACGAACGGCTCCCAGGGCTGCTCCTGGCCGTGCTGTACGTCCTCGCCGGGGTGCTGTGCCTGCGAAACCCGCTGCAGACGATCGCCGCGCTCTCACTGATCGTCGGGGTCGTCTGGCTGGTGTCCGGCATCCTCACCCTCTACACGGCGCTTGCCGCCGAGGACCTGCCGCATCGTGGCGTAGTCCTGGGCGTCGCGGTGCTCGCCATCGTCGCGGGGATCGTGGTGCTCGCCCTGCCTGCCGAGTCGGCCCGCGCCCTGACCCGGCTGCTCGGCCTGTGGCTCGTCCTGCTCGGCCTGGGCGAGGCGGTGGTCGCCCTCGCGTGGCGGGCCGCGCTCCGAAAGACGCACCTCACGGGGCCGCACTCCCCCGCCGAGACGGCCTGACACCGCACCCGCCGCTCCGGTGCGCGCGACAAACGCACCGGGCCCGTGCGGTCGCCCCACCACGGTCGTCCCGACCGGCGGCCTTCGTGGCCGGGGCGGCGCACACGCGGAAAGGAGCACCCATGAACCCGGCCTCGACCCCGGATTCGCCGGACTCCGGCGGAGCCTCGCACCAGAAACACGTCATGACCGCCGAGGAGCGAGCGGAATACGAGCGACTGCGCCGTCACGCGGCGGTGCGCCACCGGCGGGTACGCCGCGCCGGCTCCTCGGTCCTCCTCCTGCTGGCCCTGCTGCTCGCGCCCCTGGCCGTCGTCGCGGCCTGGGTCCAGGACACGGTCTCCGACACCGACAGGTACGTGGAGACCGTCGCGCCGCTGGCGTCCGAGCCGCCCGTGCAGGAGGTCGTGATCAACCGGCTCACGGACCGGGTGGTTGCCAACGTGGACGTCAAGGCGGTGACGGACTCGCTCACCAAGGCCCTCCAGGACGCCGGGGCACCACCCCGCGTCGTGGAGGGGGCCGAGTCCCTCGAGGGTCCGCTGCGCAACGCGGTCAGGACCGTCGTGGACCGCACCGTGACCCGCGTGATCACCAGCGACGCCTTCCAGCAGGTGTGGGAAGGCGCCAACCGACGGTCGCACGCGGCAGTGGTGAACATGCTCACCGGTGAGAGGGAGGGCGCTCTGCGCGCCGAGGGCGACACGGTCCAGCTGGACGTGGGAGCGGTCGTCGACGAGGTACGGGAGCGGCTCGTCGACGCCGGCTTCGACAAGGCGGCCGCCATCCCCGACACCGACCGGACGATCACGCTGTTCCAGACCGAGGAACTGGGCAAGGCGCAGGACACGATGCGGCTGCTGGACATTCTCGGCACCTGGCTGCCCGTCCTGACCGTCGTACTCGCCGCGCTCGCCGTGTGGACCGCTCCGGCACACCGGGTGATGCTGATGATCACCGCGACGGGTGTCGGCGTGATGATGGTGGTGCTGCTCGTCGCGCTGGCCGTGGTCCGACGGGTCTATCTGGA
The nucleotide sequence above comes from Streptomyces sp. NL15-2K. Encoded proteins:
- a CDS encoding LuxR C-terminal-related transcriptional regulator; this translates as MAAGFQTAPAVPTVPCADPQGDPFLRTRFALPARPATFLRRQRLVDHLDQARGTPLTLVNGAAGAGKTLLAADWAAGLRPPVAWLTVEVGDRRPGVFWAYVLQALRACGAPASDAVGAPADATGVDQKLLAALAAELNDRDRPVVLVLDEYDRVTAPEVAEQLEFVLHHAGRGLHLVLVTRTEPLLPLHRYRAAGELTEIRAAELAFTPEEAVTLLELHGLSLPVDAARPLVDRTRGWAAGLRLCALAARESADPELYLKEFEADRSTVADFLLTEVLKGQPEETQDLLLRVSVLERFCPDLANALTLRNDAEPILAGLHRDNAFVEHLGHSWYQLHPLFGEILRAHLRVRLPGLEPELHRRAARWLRRSGLLPETLAHGAAAGDWDFAAGALVDDLAIGQLFTGLRSGDLTELFSHMGPEARSPATDLVRAARDLSRYDLDRGLTRLRHAEEHLADDPPDPAAAQLSCALLEALAARLTGCPPRAERAAEAADELRREVPAHLLDKHPELIALLLTHLGSARLWAGHFEDARAALTTAAGAPGGASTAVPREESMGHLALLHYLNGWLGRAERKALAAVSEAERVGLPQPSGSGIGHLVLAAVAVDRHELGRAQALLDETAQLPSGTRDPVMAAGRALATARLLLVRGKARAAVEAAGPAVSAAVASPWAASHEALVAAAAHLAEGRPGEAAELLQGVSGDQPACAAEAAAIQLAAGRTGAAIDLLDSIRTGGRAGPAVTVRAALVRAQAAEAAGDTATARRLVAHALLDARRERLRRPFLDTGAWLRPLLATAPLDELASGWLTPGSPRRGERPPPQSPPSPLVAVELSGRERDVLERLARMMSTEEIAADLYVSANTVKTHLKSVYRKLAVNRRGDAVRRARDLRLL
- a CDS encoding DUF2252 domain-containing protein; translated protein: MTVPSAFTASLAPAERAAYGRNARRRASRSCHGWYETAQRRPDPIGVIERQSADRVPELVPIRYGRMLESPFRFYRGAAAIMAADLAPLPSTGLRVQLCGDAHPLNFRLLASPERRLVFDINDFDETLPGPFEWDVKRLAAGFVTAGRANGFSLKEQNSTVRACVRAYRERMREFAGLRTLDIWYAQDDADRLRELLASSRASSRDKSLDREARRRTAEATARARTRTHLRAFAKLTRVTAEGRRIAPDPPLITPLGQLPAADSSEAGREKELQALLDGYARTLPSERRHLLRHYHLVDMARKVVGVGSVGTRCWVLLLLGRDDDDPLLLQAKEAQESVLAAHTGGEHYDNQGRRVVAGQRLMQTAGDIFLGWTHVVGLDGQGRDFYVRQLWDWKGIARPETMGPGLLSLFGRLCGASLARAHARSGDPIALAAYLGGSDRFDRALTEFAQSYADQNERDHEALAAACRSGRIRAERL
- a CDS encoding DUF308 domain-containing protein, whose protein sequence is MTMPSGPQSRTGQEHEPDGATPGPMDDPAQALGRLGRSWTWLLASAAATLLLGVLVLVWPEATLHILAVLIGLHLLVTGAFRFVNVFARSGHERLPGLLLAVLYVLAGVLCLRNPLQTIAALSLIVGVVWLVSGILTLYTALAAEDLPHRGVVLGVAVLAIVAGIVVLALPAESARALTRLLGLWLVLLGLGEAVVALAWRAALRKTHLTGPHSPAETA
- a CDS encoding potassium channel family protein codes for the protein MSDPSTARTDRTRSGPDAHPRRRLRPRRWAAAVAVARAVLIAAGLVTAYYLLPLDERGKAGASALLVCGLVAVLLVFGWEIRAIARSPHPRLKAAEALAATLVLFLVLFAGAYYLLDRSAPGSFSEPLTRTDALYFTLSTFSTVGFGDITARSQTGRVLTMVQMAGGLLLVGVAARALASAVQAGLRRQRREPSAQPRSGTDAGTPDREAGP
- a CDS encoding MFS transporter; the encoded protein is MKHWRALIVLGTAQFLMVLDTSVMNVSISQLVEDFDTEVTAIQAVITLYALVMAAFMIIGGRCGDILGRRRMFLLGLVVYGAGSALTAVAPTLWVLTLGWSVIEGLGAAMVLPAMAALVAESYRGKDRAVAYAVIGGLAGAGIAVGPLLGGWVTTYLTWRLVFAGEVVVVVAVLLCRRVITTPAPTGPRPRLDGVGAVLSAAGLGLGVLGVLQSSTWGWVQPRNPPFTVLGFAPTLFVVGAGAAVLALFRHWERRREHRGADPLVHLSLLGRPVLRSGLMTLLSQNLILLGLFFTIPLYLQVVQGFDAFETGLRLLPVSATMLVTSLCGSSLGRVMGPRRVVRLALLTLAAAIVWLLATIDPVIDDAQFAGAMALLGVGVGLLASQLGNVVQSGVGEEERSEAGGLQFTAQNLGSALGTALIGSILIGGLAHAVTTQVDDNPQLSEQTREQVGVALEAGITFVSTDQVRSAAERAGLPPSQVDAVADSYASAQLDGLKAAILATGGIALASFLVTPHLPTGREGRRRQPDADAPAGVTGSTR